In Isosphaera pallida ATCC 43644, the sequence CAACACCAAAGGCGAAGCCGCCCGCCGCGCCTGTTCGATCGTGGCGGACGGCCCCGCAGTGTCCACCAACTCCCGAGCGCACGCCACCGCCCGCGCCGTTTCGGGGCCGTCGATCCAACCGCGCCAGGCTCCTTGAGGCGGCGCGAGGATCAAATCATCGAAGTGGCAATCATGCTCCGACCCTTTCCCGACCCGTCCCAATTCCTCCAATGCCGGTTGACTTGGCTCCCGCCGCGCCACACGCGCCAGGGCTTCAGCAACGGCGATTGGTTGTGGCGGGTCGTGGTCAAGCTCCAAGGCTAACCTCTCCCGAACATAAACAGGTAGGAATCAATTGTAGGATTACGGGGGCGAGGACACGCTATGCAGTTTTGGGAAGAAGTCCCCTGGTTCTGTCTCCAGCGCGGATCTGGAACCAACGGAACCAAGCGTTTATTGCATCGGCGATCGGGTGACCGGGGATTGAGTTGAGGCCAGGTTAGGCAAAGGCAGCGCGTTGCACCAGGTCGTCGAGAGTGAGGGGTTGGCCGGTGGGGAAGAGGCAGTAAGCCGGTTGGGCGAGGGTGCCGTCGATGATGAGTTGGCGGTGGTTGGGCGACTGGAAGCCGGTGTCGGGGCAGGGGGTGTGGCCATTGATGAACAGGTCGGCGTCCATGATGTGGGCAAAGCGATCGACCGTCTCGGGCCGGAAGTCGCGGCCCCAGGTCAGCGCGTAGATCGTGCCGCCGCGCTGGGCGTCGGCCAGGGTCCAGCGGCCGGTTTCCAACACGGTGGGGTTGAAGGTCTCGAAATCCGACTCCTCGGGAATGGTGTGACAAATCAGAATCCGGTTGGGCGCGCGCACCATGACGGGCAGGGATGTAAAAAGTTCTTGATATGCTCTGTGGACCTCGGCGGCGCGGTCGTGGTGGGCGGTGGTCAGACCACGAAAGAACAGCTCGTTGAGCAAGTTGCCACCTTTGGCGATTCGTCGGCCGGTGACTTCAGCGAGTTCATGGTTGCCCAGGATCAGGTGGACCTGACGGGGGTGGCGGCACTTCAGCGCGCACACGGCGTCCACCAGTTGATGCGACTGGTCGCCCCCTTCCTCGGGGTACATCGTTTTGCCGTGGACCAGTTCCTGGAGGACCAAGTGACGGTGGGGGTGGTGTTCGAGGTCAGCCTTGCGCAGCGCCCGTGCGAAGCCGGCGAGGTTACCGTGGAGGTCGCCGACGACCATGACCTCCTCGACCGAGTCGTCCAAGTGGACAATCGCCCCTTTGCGGCCCGGAGTGCCCCGGAACAGCGTCGCGGCCCGTCGGATCAGGGGCAACAGTTTGTCGGTTTCCAAAATCATGAGGAGCGGTTCGCCGGGCTGGAAGGAAGGGAGAAGGGGATCGCGGGGCGTCGTGGAACAACCGTGGCGGACGTGAGGGGTTTCGAGCTCAATCAGGCGTGACACGCTCCGCCGCGCCCCTGCGTGACGCGCCACATCGCGTCGCTTCAGATCGAATCGAGTCGTTCGTTCGGATCGCTTTGATGGCTTTGGGCGGAGCAATTCGGTTGGGGCGAGGGGTTTGATCAGGGTTGATCGCCGGGGGTGGATTCGGGGGCCGGTTTGCGTTCCAGGGTCCAGCCGTCGATCCAGGTGAGGGTCCCGATGCGATCGCGTCCTGATCCACTCCGAAGGTAGGTGTGGAAGAACAAGGCGGTATTGAGGGCGCGCAAACGTTGAACCGATTGGTCGCCGTTGACGATGCCGTGGCCCTGGCCTTTGGCGATGGTGAGGAACTTATCGCTGGTTTCGGGGTAGCGGTCGAATGGCTGGCGACGCTAGGTGGGGGATTCCAGCGATCCGCAGATCAGATAGACCGGAATGCGGATTTCGCTCCAGCTGTTGTCGTCGGGTCCATTGTCGTAGCCGCCCAAGCGTAGAGCGCCCTGGGGGGAGATGGGCACCATGGCGTCGATGCGGGAGTCGCGGAAGTGGCGGACGCCTTGGGTGGGGGTCCAGATGGCTCCGGCGACGGCGTGGGCAGTGAACGCGCCGAAGGAGTGGCCGAGGAGGCCGACGTGATCGACGTTGGGCGTTCCGGGACAGTCCTTGGGCCTGGGGAATGCGTCGTCGCCGCCTCCGGGGATGCGAAGGTCGGCGGCCTTGAGAACCGGCGGGAGGTTGCGGGGCGGATCGGTCTCGGGTCGCTCCTCCTGAGCAGGCACGCGAGTTGGAAAAGCCAACGCCACGCCTACGGCCAGCATGGTCAAGCAAGAGCTAAGAGGGGTCATAGTGAATAAACCTTCAGGTGGCGAACGTGGCGGGTGGAACGAAATGGCGCGAGAACTCAATCCAACCAAGCGGGGGGGACGACTCAGGCGTTGAGTTCCAGCGCTTCCTCCCAATGAGCGTAGAGGCGTTCAAGGTCGGCGGTGAGTTGGTCGTGGCGGAGTTTGCATGCTTTGGCGCGTTCGGGGTTTTTGTAGGTCTCGGGATCGGCGAGTTGGACCTCCAGCTCGGCGAGTTGGGCTTCGGCGTGGGCAATGTCGGCCTCGACCTCTTTGGGACGGCGGTAGGGGAATTTTCGCTTGCGTTTCTCCTTGCCCTTGGCGTCGCCGGCCGCGGAGGCGACGCTGGAGCGTCCCGCGCCGTTGGGGTGGGCGTTGGCCTGGCGGCGGACCTCGGCGGCGTCGGCCGCCTCCTTGCGTTCCTTGACCAGACGTTGATAGGTCTCGTAATCCC encodes:
- a CDS encoding metallophosphoesterase, whose amino-acid sequence is MILETDKLLPLIRRAATLFRGTPGRKGAIVHLDDSVEEVMVVGDLHGNLAGFARALRKADLEHHPHRHLVLQELVHGKTMYPEEGGDQSHQLVDAVCALKCRHPRQVHLILGNHELAEVTGRRIAKGGNLLNELFFRGLTTAHHDRAAEVHRAYQELFTSLPVMVRAPNRILICHTIPEESDFETFNPTVLETGRWTLADAQRGGTIYALTWGRDFRPETVDRFAHIMDADLFINGHTPCPDTGFQSPNHRQLIIDGTLAQPAYCLFPTGQPLTLDDLVQRAAFA